The following coding sequences lie in one Peribacillus frigoritolerans genomic window:
- a CDS encoding UxaA family hydrolase: protein MNKFVQLHSNDDVVISLEWIHKGQSLQIQTEDRGMIHIKANDDIPKGHKMLVKPVKRAEDVIKFGYSIGKAKEDIAIGDWVHTHNLASGLHGILDYSYQPSIQDTKEPSKNHTFQGYIRENGEVGIRNEIWIINTVGCINKTCELLAKMGNEQFKDRQIDGVHHFSHPYGCSQLGDDLTHTQKLLAALAQHPNAAGVLVVGLGCENNQIESFKEVIGDFPPNRIKFLKAQEVQDELESGLRLMGELVEYAEGFVRQDVPVSKLKIGLKCGGSDGFSGITANPLVGAVSDLIVENGGTTILTEVPEMFGAETILMNRAGDEETFKKIVGLINDFKQYFIRHDQEIYENPSPGNKEGGISTLEEKSLGCTQKGGHATVVDVSPYGQRVVKHGLNLINSPGNDLISVTALAAAGAHIVLFTTGRGTPFGGPVPTVKIATNSDLADRKKHWIDYNAGRLIEGQKIDELKDDLFHYILELSSGKKKTNNEKFGYREISIFKEGVIL from the coding sequence ATGAATAAATTTGTTCAATTGCATTCAAATGATGATGTTGTTATTTCCTTGGAGTGGATTCATAAAGGACAGAGTCTCCAGATTCAAACAGAAGACAGGGGAATGATCCATATCAAGGCAAATGACGACATTCCTAAAGGGCATAAGATGTTAGTGAAACCGGTTAAACGAGCTGAGGACGTAATCAAATTTGGCTACTCGATCGGAAAAGCTAAAGAAGATATCGCCATTGGCGATTGGGTTCACACCCATAATCTAGCATCCGGTTTGCATGGTATATTGGATTATTCCTATCAACCTAGCATTCAAGATACAAAAGAGCCAAGTAAAAATCATACCTTCCAAGGATATATCCGTGAAAATGGGGAAGTGGGCATCCGGAATGAAATCTGGATCATCAATACGGTAGGTTGCATCAATAAAACATGTGAACTTCTAGCTAAAATGGGCAATGAGCAGTTTAAAGATCGTCAAATCGATGGGGTTCATCACTTTTCCCATCCCTACGGTTGTTCTCAATTGGGAGATGATTTGACCCATACGCAGAAACTATTGGCAGCCTTGGCTCAACACCCAAATGCAGCAGGGGTTTTAGTTGTGGGATTAGGGTGTGAGAACAATCAAATCGAATCATTTAAAGAAGTCATAGGTGACTTTCCTCCTAATCGGATTAAATTTTTAAAAGCCCAGGAGGTTCAAGATGAATTGGAGAGCGGCTTACGTTTAATGGGGGAATTAGTGGAATATGCGGAAGGGTTCGTACGCCAGGACGTACCGGTTTCAAAGTTGAAAATAGGCTTAAAGTGCGGGGGTTCCGATGGTTTTTCAGGCATTACCGCTAATCCATTGGTTGGTGCGGTTTCCGACTTAATAGTAGAAAATGGCGGGACCACGATATTGACAGAGGTTCCTGAGATGTTTGGAGCGGAAACGATATTGATGAACAGGGCAGGGGATGAAGAAACCTTTAAGAAAATCGTTGGCCTTATTAATGATTTCAAACAGTATTTCATTCGCCATGATCAGGAAATTTATGAAAACCCTTCACCTGGAAACAAGGAGGGCGGCATAAGTACACTGGAGGAAAAATCACTTGGATGCACGCAAAAAGGTGGCCATGCCACTGTAGTGGATGTAAGCCCGTATGGACAACGAGTAGTGAAGCATGGTTTGAATTTAATCAATTCTCCTGGAAATGACCTGATTTCGGTAACGGCTTTGGCAGCAGCCGGCGCACATATCGTTCTATTCACTACGGGAAGAGGAACGCCATTTGGGGGACCGGTGCCAACTGTAAAAATAGCTACGAATTCGGATTTAGCCGATCGTAAGAAGCACTGGATTGATTATAATGCCGGGCGGTTGATAGAAGGTCAAAAGATCGATGAATTAAAGGACGATTTATTCCACTACATTCTTGAGCTTTCATCCGGTAAAAAGAAAACGAATAATGAAAAATTCGGATATAGGGAGATAAGCATCTTTAAAGAAGGAGTCATTCTCTAA
- a CDS encoding MFS transporter — MFSNGRGMVIVFLFLAGVINYLDRSALSIAAPFIQDDLSLTATQMGIIFSSFSVGYAVFNFLGGMASDKWGAKLTLFVAMIVWSLFSGALVLAVGFASMIVIRILFGMGEGPLSATINKMVNNWFPANQRASVVGLTNSGTPLGGAIAGPIVGFIAISYGWRVSFIAIMVIGLIWAVCWWKFVKEKPEESKEQKHTGKSYVAATSEGKVKFTFYLKQKTVLFTALAFFSYNYILFFFLTWFPSYLVDARGLSVENMSIITVIPWIFGFIGLALGGFVSDFFYKKFAQKGVLFSRKLVLVTCLFLSAVCIGFAGLVSTTLSAVTLVALSVFFLYLTGAIYWAIVNDVVDPGNVGSVGGFMHFLANTAGIIGPTLTGYIVDTSGTYTVAFLLAGGLAIVASLAVIRFVRPIVKPA; from the coding sequence ATGTTTTCAAATGGTAGAGGAATGGTTATCGTTTTCTTGTTCTTGGCAGGGGTAATTAATTATCTGGACCGATCTGCACTGTCCATTGCAGCTCCGTTCATCCAAGATGATTTATCCTTAACAGCAACACAGATGGGAATTATCTTTAGTAGCTTTTCAGTTGGTTATGCCGTATTTAACTTCCTTGGTGGCATGGCGTCCGATAAATGGGGTGCAAAGCTTACGCTTTTCGTGGCGATGATCGTTTGGTCTTTATTCAGCGGCGCACTTGTGCTGGCTGTCGGTTTTGCCAGTATGATAGTCATCCGCATCTTGTTCGGGATGGGCGAAGGCCCTCTTTCGGCAACCATCAATAAAATGGTCAATAACTGGTTCCCGGCAAATCAACGGGCATCTGTCGTTGGTTTGACGAATAGCGGGACGCCGCTTGGTGGCGCCATCGCAGGTCCGATAGTTGGATTCATTGCAATCTCATATGGGTGGAGAGTTTCTTTCATTGCCATAATGGTGATTGGGCTTATATGGGCGGTTTGCTGGTGGAAGTTCGTTAAAGAAAAACCAGAAGAGTCAAAGGAACAGAAACATACAGGAAAATCTTATGTAGCGGCAACATCGGAAGGAAAGGTGAAATTCACCTTTTATTTAAAACAAAAAACGGTTTTATTTACAGCTCTAGCCTTTTTTTCCTATAACTATATTCTCTTCTTTTTCTTAACTTGGTTCCCAAGCTATTTGGTGGATGCACGCGGCCTAAGTGTGGAAAATATGAGTATCATTACAGTGATTCCTTGGATTTTTGGATTCATCGGACTTGCTTTGGGTGGATTTGTATCGGATTTCTTCTATAAAAAATTCGCTCAAAAAGGTGTATTATTCTCACGTAAACTCGTGCTTGTAACATGTTTGTTCTTATCGGCAGTATGTATCGGTTTTGCCGGGCTTGTATCGACGACGCTCAGTGCGGTAACGCTTGTCGCACTTTCCGTCTTCTTCCTATATTTGACTGGTGCCATTTACTGGGCAATCGTCAACGATGTCGTTGACCCTGGTAATGTTGGATCTGTTGGAGGTTTTATGCATTTCTTGGCAAATACAGCAGGAATCATCGGACCGACGTTAACAGGATACATTGTCGATACCTCAGGCACATACACAGTTGCATTCTTGCTTGCTGGTGGATTGGCCATCGTTGCATCGCTTGCAGTCATCCGTTTTGTACGACCGATAGTAAAGCCTGCGTAA
- a CDS encoding aldehyde dehydrogenase family protein, with amino-acid sequence MEQTIKLNPRVQEFLKGTKKLLINGELVEAASGKTFETLDPSNGKVLAVVSEAGPEDVDKAVKAARKAFDNGPWKKMSASERSRLIYKLADLMEEHKEALAQLDTLDNGKPIGETTNADVPLAIDHFRYYAGWTTKIVGQTIPVAGNYFNYTRHEAVGVVGQIIPWNFPLLMAAWKLGAALATGCTIVLKPAEQTPLSALYLGQLALEAGFPPGVLNVIPGFGETAGSPLVDHPDVDKIAFTGSTSVGKMIMRQASGTVKKISLELGGKSPNIILPDADMSKAIPGALMGIMFNQGQVCCAGSRLYIQKKSYDNVVADLVSHAKNIKQGAGLDPSTQIGPLVSSEQMERVGGYIEKGKSEGAEVVTGGNYGQGEGYFVTPTIFAGVEDEMTIAKEEIFGPVVAAMPFDDLDDVINRANNSEYGLAAGLWTQDVKKAHYVANELKAGTVWVNCYNAFDAASPFGGYKQSGIGREMGSYALDNYTEVKSVWINLN; translated from the coding sequence ATGGAACAAACTATTAAGCTTAATCCAAGAGTGCAAGAATTCTTGAAGGGAACTAAAAAGCTTTTGATTAATGGGGAATTGGTGGAAGCTGCTTCAGGAAAAACCTTTGAGACCCTCGATCCTTCAAACGGCAAGGTTTTAGCGGTTGTGAGTGAAGCAGGTCCGGAAGATGTAGATAAAGCAGTCAAAGCAGCTCGTAAGGCTTTCGACAACGGTCCATGGAAAAAAATGAGTGCATCGGAACGCAGTCGCCTCATTTATAAATTAGCGGACCTCATGGAGGAACATAAAGAAGCGTTAGCACAATTGGATACCCTGGATAATGGCAAGCCGATTGGCGAAACCACCAATGCCGATGTCCCCCTTGCAATCGATCACTTCCGTTATTATGCTGGATGGACCACTAAGATAGTGGGACAAACAATACCTGTTGCTGGGAATTACTTCAATTATACCCGTCATGAAGCAGTCGGGGTGGTAGGGCAGATCATCCCTTGGAATTTCCCTTTACTTATGGCCGCATGGAAATTAGGCGCAGCCCTTGCAACCGGATGTACGATCGTATTAAAACCAGCGGAGCAAACGCCGCTTTCAGCATTATATTTAGGTCAATTGGCGCTTGAAGCAGGTTTTCCTCCTGGCGTTCTCAATGTCATACCTGGATTTGGTGAAACAGCTGGGTCTCCGCTTGTAGACCATCCTGATGTCGATAAAATTGCCTTTACCGGTTCAACCTCAGTAGGGAAAATGATCATGCGCCAAGCTTCGGGAACCGTGAAAAAAATCTCGTTGGAATTAGGCGGAAAATCACCTAATATCATTTTACCGGATGCAGATATGAGTAAAGCCATTCCTGGAGCTTTAATGGGCATCATGTTTAATCAAGGACAAGTCTGCTGTGCCGGTTCCCGCCTGTACATTCAAAAGAAATCCTATGATAACGTGGTAGCTGACCTAGTGTCCCATGCAAAGAACATTAAACAAGGGGCCGGTCTTGATCCATCTACCCAGATAGGGCCTTTGGTATCCAGTGAACAAATGGAAAGAGTCGGCGGTTATATTGAAAAAGGAAAATCTGAAGGAGCTGAAGTGGTTACCGGGGGCAATTACGGACAAGGAGAGGGTTATTTTGTAACGCCTACAATATTTGCAGGCGTTGAAGATGAAATGACAATCGCTAAAGAAGAAATCTTCGGTCCTGTTGTAGCTGCGATGCCTTTTGACGATTTGGATGATGTGATAAACCGTGCAAATAACTCAGAATATGGATTGGCTGCAGGTTTATGGACACAGGATGTAAAAAAAGCCCATTATGTGGCTAATGAATTAAAAGCGGGTACAGTTTGGGTAAACTGCTATAACGCATTTGACGCGGCTTCCCCATTTGGCGGTTATAAACAAAGTGGAATCGGTCGGGAAATGGGCAGTTATGCTTTGGATAATTATACGGAAGTCAAAAGTGTATGGATTAACTTAAACTAA
- a CDS encoding SDR family oxidoreductase gives MIPIHENLTNRVAVITGGSGVLCSKMAVELARHGVKIAILNRTAEKGQEVVGLIEQAGGTAISIAADVLNRTSLEDARGRIIETFGRVDLLINGAGGNHPDAITAPEKYGEEAEGKSFFDLDEDGFSQVFASNFTGTFLASQVFGKELLQVEAPVIVNVSSMSAYAPMTKVPAYSAAKASINNFTMWMAVHFAEEGLRVNAIAPGFFLTKQNRDLLLNEDGSLTARSDKIITSTPMKRFGQPEDLLGTLLWLVDESYSGFVTGITVPVDGGFMAYSGV, from the coding sequence ATGATTCCCATCCATGAAAACTTAACGAACAGGGTGGCAGTGATCACTGGAGGCAGCGGTGTTTTATGTTCCAAAATGGCTGTGGAATTGGCACGTCATGGTGTCAAGATAGCTATATTGAACAGAACGGCAGAAAAAGGGCAAGAAGTGGTCGGCCTGATTGAACAAGCAGGGGGGACTGCGATATCAATCGCGGCAGATGTTTTGAATAGAACCTCATTGGAGGATGCAAGAGGGAGAATAATAGAAACGTTCGGAAGAGTGGATCTATTGATAAATGGAGCGGGAGGCAATCATCCTGATGCCATTACAGCTCCAGAGAAATATGGGGAAGAAGCAGAAGGAAAATCATTTTTTGATCTGGATGAAGATGGTTTCTCCCAAGTTTTTGCCAGTAATTTCACCGGTACATTTTTGGCAAGTCAGGTTTTTGGAAAAGAATTATTGCAAGTGGAAGCACCAGTTATCGTAAATGTATCTTCCATGAGCGCCTACGCTCCAATGACTAAAGTACCAGCATATAGTGCTGCCAAAGCTTCGATAAATAATTTTACCATGTGGATGGCTGTTCATTTTGCCGAAGAAGGTTTACGGGTGAATGCCATTGCTCCAGGATTCTTTTTGACGAAGCAAAATCGGGATCTTTTACTTAATGAAGATGGCAGCCTGACGGCAAGGTCTGATAAAATCATTACTTCAACACCCATGAAGCGTTTCGGGCAGCCGGAAGATTTACTTGGTACCTTGCTTTGGCTCGTTGATGAATCCTATTCGGGCTTTGTCACAGGAATTACGGTACCGGTCGATGGGGGCTTCATGGCATACTCGGGCGTCTGA
- a CDS encoding LacI family DNA-binding transcriptional regulator, translated as MKTITITDVANHAKVSKSTVSQYLNKRYEYMSEKTRKKIEETIEELNYQPNIIARSLKQKSTFTVGVVVANILHTFSTQVIRAIENYFYEQGFHIIVCNADDNPEKEKNYIEMLRAKQVDGIIIFPTGDNLDLYQRMKSDQFPIVFMDRTIEELNIATVMLDNHLASKLAVDRFIEKGFENIAIITTSIIRDISPRIERIQGYKDSLESHGIPFNSEYIKTVNADEIPVALSEFFELEKPPQAILAGNDIVLNEVLRYMKQHEINIPDDIAVIGIDDVPYASFYTPTITTVNQPAIEMANLAAELLLSQINKTGKEDTSVHRLKPTLLSRNSC; from the coding sequence ATGAAAACCATTACAATTACTGATGTCGCCAATCACGCGAAAGTATCAAAAAGTACAGTTTCCCAATACCTGAACAAACGCTATGAATATATGAGTGAAAAAACAAGGAAAAAAATTGAAGAAACAATAGAAGAGTTAAACTATCAGCCTAATATAATAGCGCGCAGTTTAAAGCAAAAATCCACTTTTACCGTTGGGGTAGTGGTTGCCAATATCCTTCACACGTTTTCAACGCAAGTTATTAGAGCTATAGAAAACTACTTTTATGAACAAGGGTTCCACATTATCGTATGCAATGCAGATGACAATCCTGAAAAGGAAAAGAATTATATTGAAATGCTAAGGGCTAAACAAGTGGATGGGATCATCATTTTCCCCACAGGGGACAATCTTGATTTATATCAACGTATGAAGAGTGATCAATTCCCGATTGTTTTCATGGATAGGACGATCGAAGAATTGAATATTGCTACAGTCATGCTCGATAATCACCTTGCTTCCAAGTTAGCGGTCGATCGGTTTATTGAAAAGGGTTTTGAAAACATTGCAATCATAACCACTTCAATAATACGCGATATCAGTCCTCGAATCGAACGGATCCAAGGTTACAAGGATTCACTCGAGTCACATGGGATACCATTCAATTCAGAATACATTAAAACTGTGAATGCAGATGAAATTCCGGTTGCACTTTCAGAATTTTTCGAATTGGAAAAGCCGCCTCAAGCCATATTGGCAGGTAATGATATCGTACTTAATGAAGTATTGCGTTATATGAAACAGCACGAAATCAATATACCTGATGACATAGCAGTCATAGGAATCGATGATGTTCCGTATGCCAGTTTCTATACACCGACCATCACAACGGTTAATCAGCCAGCCATTGAAATGGCCAACTTGGCAGCAGAGTTACTGCTTAGTCAAATCAATAAAACAGGAAAAGAGGATACAAGCGTCCATCGCTTGAAACCGACTTTGCTTTCAAGGAATTCTTGCTAG
- a CDS encoding zinc-binding alcohol dehydrogenase family protein: MKSIVCEQPFEFKMIQSEKPVPNLGEALIRVRRIGICGTDIHAYGGNQPFFSYPRILGHELSGYIESIPENESGLNVGDQVSIIPYMECGECLACRSGKTNCCTDMKVLGVHAEGGMSEWITVPYNHLVKTEGLTLDQSAMIEPLSIGAHAVRRAAIHKGEFALVIGAGPIGLGVMAFAKEQGAKVIAMDVNDERLAFAGKWANADYTLNVLENPMEKLAQLTNGDMPSVVFDATGNAKSMMDSFKYPAHGGRLIYVGLVKADISFNDPEFHSKELTLMGSRNATRDDFDYVVNTLKNDLLDMSQYITHRTHLDEMINQFEGWLTPEAKVIKAIVEI; encoded by the coding sequence GTGAAAAGTATCGTTTGTGAACAACCTTTTGAATTTAAGATGATACAGTCGGAAAAACCCGTACCAAACTTAGGGGAAGCTTTGATTCGTGTGCGGCGCATAGGTATATGCGGTACAGATATTCATGCCTATGGAGGCAATCAACCCTTTTTTAGCTATCCTCGAATACTTGGCCATGAATTATCCGGTTATATTGAGTCCATACCGGAAAATGAATCAGGGCTTAATGTCGGGGATCAAGTATCGATCATCCCCTATATGGAATGTGGAGAATGCCTGGCTTGCAGAAGTGGAAAAACGAACTGCTGTACGGATATGAAAGTGTTGGGTGTACATGCTGAAGGCGGCATGAGTGAGTGGATTACGGTTCCATATAATCATTTGGTGAAAACCGAGGGTCTCACACTTGACCAATCCGCAATGATAGAGCCTTTAAGTATAGGGGCTCACGCAGTTAGGCGCGCTGCTATTCATAAAGGGGAATTTGCACTTGTAATTGGTGCTGGACCAATTGGCTTGGGAGTCATGGCATTCGCTAAAGAACAAGGTGCGAAGGTGATCGCAATGGATGTAAATGATGAACGCCTTGCATTTGCCGGCAAATGGGCAAATGCCGATTATACTTTGAACGTTTTGGAGAATCCAATGGAGAAATTAGCCCAATTGACGAATGGAGATATGCCAAGCGTGGTATTTGATGCGACAGGTAATGCAAAATCAATGATGGATTCATTTAAATATCCTGCTCACGGCGGAAGATTGATTTATGTAGGTTTAGTTAAAGCAGATATTTCCTTTAATGATCCAGAATTCCACAGTAAAGAGCTTACATTAATGGGAAGCCGCAATGCAACAAGGGATGACTTTGATTATGTCGTGAATACGCTGAAAAATGATTTGTTGGATATGAGCCAGTATATTACACACCGCACACATTTGGATGAAATGATCAATCAGTTTGAAGGTTGGTTAACTCCTGAAGCTAAAGTGATCAAGGCAATTGTCGAAATATGA
- a CDS encoding tagaturonate reductase, with translation MNINKSQLQRLSKDTKAVQYSHMMDFPIKVLQIGEGNFLRGFFDWMIHECNKQGHFMGSIAVTQPRPAGKGKIEEVKRQDGLYTLMLRGFHQCEKVEHTEIISVFSKVIDPYEEWMEFLALSENPELEFVVSNTTEAGLKYQPFPLEEGKPIESYPGKLTAFLYHRYLYFNGDAKKGLIMLPCELLERNGDSLKQYVLKHSRDWDLPKPFMEWVDRDNLFLNSLVDRIVTGFPANESDNLFAAWGYKDTLLNTAEPYHLWVIEGDPCIDQRLPLQQSGLNVHWVKDLTPYQMRKVRILNGSHTLLAPLGILSGLEEVKQAIDHPEFNQFLSNAIEKEIIPSLPFDQNEMKQYGESVLERFKNPFVHHLLADISLNSISKFKARLLPTLEEYHKAKGRLPDCIVRGFSGLIRFYRVNETKGSYIGKSFAGKVYVVKDDIKAIEFFREQWLRYEREELPLRQLVEATLSNQYLWGKDLSDIPNLGNELCQYLEGMID, from the coding sequence ATGAACATTAATAAAAGTCAACTGCAACGTCTGAGTAAAGATACAAAAGCTGTCCAATATTCACATATGATGGATTTTCCCATAAAAGTATTGCAGATTGGGGAGGGGAATTTTCTTCGAGGCTTCTTTGATTGGATGATTCATGAATGTAATAAACAAGGTCATTTCATGGGAAGTATTGCAGTTACCCAGCCCCGCCCCGCCGGAAAAGGGAAAATAGAGGAAGTAAAGCGGCAAGATGGACTGTATACGTTAATGTTACGTGGTTTTCACCAATGCGAAAAAGTGGAACATACAGAGATCATTTCCGTTTTTTCAAAGGTGATTGATCCATATGAAGAATGGATGGAATTTTTAGCACTATCAGAAAATCCTGAATTGGAATTTGTAGTTTCCAACACGACTGAAGCAGGGCTCAAATACCAGCCGTTTCCTTTGGAAGAAGGAAAGCCGATTGAATCTTATCCAGGAAAGCTGACTGCTTTTTTGTATCATCGTTATCTGTATTTCAACGGAGATGCAAAAAAAGGACTGATCATGCTTCCATGTGAGCTTTTAGAGAGAAATGGTGATTCATTGAAGCAATATGTTCTTAAGCATAGCAGGGATTGGGATTTACCAAAGCCATTCATGGAGTGGGTGGACCGGGACAACCTATTCCTAAACTCGCTTGTAGACCGTATCGTTACAGGATTCCCAGCCAATGAGTCGGACAACCTATTTGCGGCATGGGGATATAAGGATACCCTGCTAAATACGGCAGAACCCTACCATTTATGGGTTATTGAAGGTGACCCTTGTATTGATCAACGTCTTCCTTTACAACAATCCGGCTTAAATGTGCATTGGGTAAAAGATTTGACACCTTATCAAATGAGGAAGGTAAGGATACTTAATGGTTCACATACCTTGTTGGCTCCTTTAGGCATTTTATCTGGATTGGAAGAAGTAAAACAGGCAATCGATCATCCGGAATTCAACCAATTTCTGAGCAATGCCATCGAAAAGGAAATAATTCCTTCATTACCTTTTGATCAAAATGAGATGAAGCAATATGGGGAAAGTGTTCTTGAGCGATTTAAGAATCCTTTTGTACATCACCTCCTGGCCGATATTTCGCTGAACAGTATTTCGAAGTTCAAGGCTCGTCTCCTGCCTACCTTGGAGGAATATCATAAGGCGAAAGGAAGGCTGCCCGACTGTATCGTAAGAGGTTTTTCGGGCCTGATCCGATTTTATAGAGTTAACGAAACCAAGGGGAGTTATATTGGTAAAAGCTTTGCGGGTAAAGTCTATGTCGTTAAAGATGATATAAAGGCAATTGAATTTTTCAGGGAACAATGGCTTCGTTATGAGAGGGAAGAACTCCCGCTTAGACAATTGGTAGAGGCAACCTTAAGTAATCAATATCTATGGGGGAAGGATTTGAGCGATATCCCGAACCTTGGAAACGAATTATGCCAATATCTAGAAGGGATGATTGACTGA
- a CDS encoding AraC family transcriptional regulator: MKKIHNALNHDLLFPFSFVYQDTKSPQNELSDHMHDHYEIVYVYNGKGTFFIGDVFYDMQQGDVFLIPNNTIHRALPNKEDPVTSTIIFFSPTLIYKDVVDDSFSYLHLFNLTKKSKNYKISLPQKKQVKMEEQLQLILQETNSQSIGSRHACLLIVHQIILDLYRTRINGKEDLSEGSYSSDWIKDILIYINEHIDEPLTLTALAQKALVSPAHFSRVFKETTGIGLIVYLNTKRIIKAKELLLETNHTIANIAEMCGFESMPQFYRTFKKYNEKTPATFRKENRIR; the protein is encoded by the coding sequence ATGAAAAAAATTCATAATGCATTAAACCATGATTTACTCTTCCCATTCTCTTTTGTCTATCAAGATACGAAAAGTCCCCAGAATGAATTGTCCGATCATATGCATGACCATTATGAAATTGTTTATGTTTATAACGGTAAAGGGACCTTTTTTATCGGTGATGTGTTTTATGATATGCAGCAAGGGGATGTATTCCTGATCCCGAATAATACCATTCATAGGGCATTACCGAATAAGGAAGACCCTGTCACCTCCACCATTATTTTTTTCAGTCCCACATTAATATATAAAGATGTGGTTGATGATTCTTTTTCATATTTGCACTTGTTTAATCTGACAAAAAAGAGTAAGAATTATAAAATATCATTGCCGCAGAAGAAACAAGTAAAGATGGAGGAACAGCTACAGCTCATCCTGCAAGAAACAAATAGCCAATCAATAGGCTCGAGACATGCTTGTTTGCTGATCGTTCACCAGATCATACTTGATTTATACCGCACCCGGATAAATGGCAAAGAAGATTTATCCGAGGGCAGCTATAGTTCAGACTGGATCAAAGATATTTTAATCTATATTAATGAACATATTGATGAACCATTAACACTGACGGCACTTGCACAAAAAGCTTTGGTCAGTCCCGCTCATTTCAGCAGAGTTTTTAAGGAAACGACTGGAATTGGCTTAATCGTGTATCTAAACACGAAAAGAATCATCAAGGCAAAGGAACTTTTGCTGGAAACGAATCACACCATTGCCAATATTGCTGAAATGTGTGGTTTTGAAAGCATGCCCCAATTTTATCGTACCTTTAAGAAATACAATGAAAAGACACCAGCTACATTTCGAAAAGAAAATCGGATTCGCTAG
- a CDS encoding TerC family protein, which yields MDFLTGEFISGLLAIIMIDLVLAGDNAILIGLAARKLPKEQQKKVIIWGAVGAIVIRIIATLLVVWLLEVPGLHLIGGLLLVWIAYKLLIDEEEHDVKPADSMWAAIKTIIIADALMGLDNVLAVAGASHGNFTLVVIGLLVSIPVVMYGSTLILKLIERFPFIIIIGAGILGWTAAKMIVAEPFMHDYFANPFIKYGFEAIVVIGILVAGISRQKNIEKEKANREKLQIERNG from the coding sequence TTGGATTTTTTAACAGGTGAATTCATTTCAGGACTTTTAGCGATCATTATGATAGATTTGGTTCTAGCCGGTGATAATGCGATCCTTATTGGATTGGCTGCAAGAAAGCTTCCAAAAGAACAGCAAAAAAAGGTGATAATATGGGGAGCGGTCGGGGCAATAGTGATAAGGATCATCGCAACGCTGCTGGTTGTTTGGCTCTTAGAGGTGCCAGGACTGCATTTAATAGGGGGATTACTTCTTGTATGGATTGCTTATAAGCTCCTTATCGATGAAGAAGAACATGATGTGAAGCCTGCAGACTCGATGTGGGCTGCCATAAAAACTATCATTATTGCAGATGCATTGATGGGATTGGACAATGTCCTAGCTGTGGCAGGTGCTTCTCATGGTAACTTCACTTTAGTGGTAATCGGTTTACTTGTATCAATTCCAGTAGTGATGTATGGAAGCACTTTGATCCTTAAACTGATCGAACGCTTCCCATTCATCATAATAATTGGTGCGGGAATACTAGGCTGGACAGCTGCTAAAATGATCGTAGCTGAACCTTTCATGCACGACTACTTTGCAAATCCCTTCATTAAATATGGATTTGAAGCAATAGTGGTGATTGGAATCCTGGTTGCCGGGATTTCAAGACAGAAAAATATCGAAAAAGAAAAAGCAAACAGAGAAAAATTGCAAATCGAACGTAATGGATAA